In Synergistaceae bacterium, the genomic window GCAGAATCGGAATCGCTAATTTCTTAGTGGACTACGAAAAATTGAATCAGCGGACTAATGGCAGGTTTTGACTTTCAAGCCCTAGCGGCGTTTGAGCGGCTCACAAAAATTAATAATATTGTGATAAATTATTGTAACCGGAAAAATTTTTTATATGGGAGGTAAAATAAATGTTCGTAAAAATCGTATGCACAATCGGTCCGGCTTCTGACAATTACGAGACTCTAAAAGCTATGGCCGAGTCAGGTATGAACGTTGCAAGATTAAATTTTTCTCACGGTGATTATGACGGCCACGAGAAAAAATTAAAGCTGATTAGACGTGTTGAACGCGCAGTAAAGAAACCCATTGCAGCACTACTCGACACAAAGGGCCCTGAAATCCGCACAGGTTTAATGCAGAACGGCGAAATAATGCTCAATCAGGGAGAAAAAATTATTTTGTGTGCAAGTGATGAGGCATTCGAGGGGACTCAAGATAAAATTTTTGTGAACTATAAATTATTGCCGCAGGAAGTTACGCCCGGACAAAGTATTTTTATTGATGACGGCGCACTAAATCTCGAAGTCGAAAGCATTAACGGCGATGAAGTTACTTGCAAAATTATCGTTGGAGGCCCTCTCCGTAACACTAAAGGAATAAATATCCCCGGCGCAGATCTGACTATGCCCGCATTATCAGAGAAAGACAAGCAAGATATTTTATGGGGCATTCAGCACGGTATGGAATATTTAGCGGTCTCGTTCGTAAAGACTCGTAATGATATTCTCGAAGTCAGGCGGTTAATTCAAGAATGGGGCGGAAATATGAAGATTCTCGCGAAAATTGAAACTCGTCAGGCCGTGCAGAATATTGAGGGAATCGTTGATGTAGTTGACGGCGTTATGGTCGCGCGCGGAGATTTAGGAGTCGAGATTCCGACGGAAGATGTACCGTTGACACAGAAAAAAATTATAGAAATGTGCAGAGTTAGAGGCAAAGTCGTAATTGTCGCGACTCAAATGTTAGACTCAATGATCCGCAATCCAAGACCAACACGGGCAGAAGCAAGCGATGTAGCTAATGCAGTTCTTGACGGCACAGACGCTGTTATGCTTTCAGGAGAGACAGCCGGCGGAAGTTATCCCGTTGAGTCAGTAAAGACAATGCGCAAAATTTTAGACAGGGCCGAGAAAGAAATTAATTTATGGGGCAATCACAAGAACAGCGAGAAGAATCCTGCACAGCTTGAAGGAATCCCAGTCCCCGACGCTGTATCAGGTGCAGCAGTGTTAATCGCACGTCAAATAAAAGCTCCTGCAATAATTTCTCTGACTCGTTCAGGTTTAACAGCTAGAATGATAAGCAAACACCGCCCCGAATGTCCGATTTTAGGAGTAACACCGAGTCAGCAGACTTGGCGCGAGCTTGCGTTATGGTGGGGAGTGCAGCCCGTTAGACTCTCTGAAATGTCAGATATTAACGTTGCAGCGCGAGAGTCAATTACTACATGTGTGAGTAAAGGTTTATTACCAGAGGGCGAATTAGTCGTAATTACAGCAGGAGTCCCGGTCGGCCGCGCAGGATCCACGAATCTTGTAGAAGTCTTGACAACGGGAAATATTTTATTGTCGGGAACCCCTTTATCGCATAAAAACGCAGTCGGTAAAGTCTGCATTGCGAGAACTCCTCAAGAAGCTATCGAAAAAGTTACTCCCGGCTGTATTCTAGTTGTGAGACAGTTAAATGAAGAATATAGGCCAATTCTTGACAAAGTCGGCGCGGTTTTGTTCGAGAGCGGTTTATTGTTCAGTGAAGGAAATTCACTAGCGATAGATTTTAATTTGCCTTGTGTTGTCGGAGTTACTGACGCGTTTTCGACTCTGATGGATGATGACGTTGTTTCAGTTGACGGCACGAGAGGCTTAATTTATCGCGGTATAGTCAGACTCGTAATTTAATAAAATGTGGGCGAATATAAGAAGTATTATAGACATTGCGATAGTGTCATTTATAATTTATCGCATTCTTGTTTTACTGGTAGATACGCGGGCGATACAGCTTGTGAAGGGTTTAGTTATTCTGATTGTGCTGTCTTTGCTGGCTGGTATGCTGAGATTTAGGCTGTTGTCGTGGTTTCTCGGACACACTTTATGGGCGTTAAGTTTTGCTATTCCGATAGTGTTTCATCCTGAGTTACGCAAGATTCTTGAAGAGCTCGGCAGGAATAAATTTAATTTCTCCACTAAAAATATTTCGTCGGACGAAGCAGAAATAAGAGCAAGCCACGTAATAAACGCATTAAGTTATCTCAAGGCACATAAAATAGGCGCATTATTAGTCTTTCAGCAGGAGGACTCATTAATAGATTACACCGCTACAGCAGTGCAGTTAAACGCCGGAATAACGCAGGAATTAATTATTTCGATTTTCTGGGTGGGCAATCCTTTACATGATGGAGCTGTCGTGCTTGACAAAAATAAAATTGTTGCTGGAGGCTGCATACTTCCACTTGCTGATGCTCCCGAAATATCGCGCTGGTACGGCACAAGACACAGAGCAGGACTCGGAGTAACAGAAAAATCTGACGCACTTGTCTTAATCGTAAGTGAGGAACGCGGCGAAATATCAGTAGCAGCTAAAGGCAAACTCTCGAAATTAAAAGATTTCCAAGTCGAAAAATTAGTACGTCATTATTTTATCGGCGAGGCAGAAGAGAAGCACAGCAGATTCCAGGAATTTGTAAAATTATTCTGGGTTAAGCCGACTCCTGAGGCAGCAACTAGAGCAAGGGGAATAGTACACTAATGAGAAAAATTTTTAATTTAGACAGATTGCTTGACTCATCGTGGTTCTTATGGGCGATTTCGATTATAAGTGCTGTTATGATGTGGGTATACGTAACGGGACTCGACGAAAGCTCGTACATAACACGCAAATTTACATGTGAGCTTGAATATCGCGGTGTTGAAGCTCAAGCAATTTTACGCGGCAGAATTTCAGAAATCGACGTTGAGATCAGAGGCCCTGAAGATGCAATAACGCGGCTTGATTATAATCTCGTTCACGCATATGTTGACGCACGTAATTTATTGCCCGGCAAACGTTACACAGTCAATATAAATGTAGAAATTCCAAGCAATATAGAGCTTGTATCGTTTACACCGTCGCAGGCCGTTCTTGATTTGGTCAGGCAGGTTACGCGCTTAATGAATGTCGAGACAGTTGTACCTGCAAATATTCCTGAAGGCCATTATATAGAAGGCGTCGAAATTATCCCGAAAGAAGTAGCTATTAAGGGCGCAGAAGATGACATCGCAAAAATAGGAAATGTCCGAGTTACCCCTACAGTTGAAGAATTGCAGAAGGGCAACGAGCTTTTAATGCCTGTGAAAATTTCGCAGTCAGAGCCATTTGTCGGCCAAGTTACGATAGAGCCTGCGCAAGTGAGATTCAGAGGTTCATTAGCGAGCGGTCTTCCACGCAAAAAAGTTCCTGTTAATGTACGTTTGGCAGGACACCTTGACTCAGATTTCGAGATTCGCGCGGTAGTTGTTGACCCTTCAGAAGTGCAAATTGAGGGCAGCGCAATAGATCTCGCAAAAGTTGAGGCCGTCGACACAGAAGTAATGGATATTTCAATGCTGGCAGCGGATCAAGTGATAATAGCACCGTTGAAGGCTCCTGACGTACCCGGAGTTAATTTAATAAATAATACCGGCGTAAAAGTTAGTCTCTCGTTGAGTGAGGCAAGAGCAGAAAAAATGTTTGTCAATATTCCCGTTGAAGTCAGGAACGGTGAGCAAGGCAAAAAATATGTCTGTACCCCTGCAAGTGTCGCAATAACGTTAGAGGGCCGACCTTCACTTGTTGCAAATATTACGCCTGAAGAATTGAATTTACGCACATTTGTTGACATGACGAATATTTTTATGACTCCTGCGACTTTGCCCGTAAAAGCTGAAATGACTTCTGATGATACGCGCTTTAAGGTTAATTTAATCGAGCCTTCAAATATTACAGTTAATATAACGGAGTAATTATATGCGTAAAATTTTCTTGTTCGCGTTGTGTGCAGTAATGATATTTAGTCCGAGCGTAAAAGCTGCTGATTATGACTCGTTAAATACTGTTTGTGCGTTGAATTTCGCAATAGTTTCTGTTAATAGAATTTTAGCGGCTCATGACAGAATCACTCTTGAATATGAATATAACCGGATAATTAACCGTCTTGCAATAGGAAATATCGAGAGCGACCCGGAAATGACTGCGTTATATTCGGACTTAATGAATTTCATCACGGGCAAAAATATTAGAGACGAGGAGAAAAAACGCCTTGCAGAAATTTCACGCCAGCGCGGGCAGGAAGCATACTACAGGGCAATATCTAAAGGTTTT contains:
- the pyk gene encoding pyruvate kinase, producing MFVKIVCTIGPASDNYETLKAMAESGMNVARLNFSHGDYDGHEKKLKLIRRVERAVKKPIAALLDTKGPEIRTGLMQNGEIMLNQGEKIILCASDEAFEGTQDKIFVNYKLLPQEVTPGQSIFIDDGALNLEVESINGDEVTCKIIVGGPLRNTKGINIPGADLTMPALSEKDKQDILWGIQHGMEYLAVSFVKTRNDILEVRRLIQEWGGNMKILAKIETRQAVQNIEGIVDVVDGVMVARGDLGVEIPTEDVPLTQKKIIEMCRVRGKVVIVATQMLDSMIRNPRPTRAEASDVANAVLDGTDAVMLSGETAGGSYPVESVKTMRKILDRAEKEINLWGNHKNSEKNPAQLEGIPVPDAVSGAAVLIARQIKAPAIISLTRSGLTARMISKHRPECPILGVTPSQQTWRELALWWGVQPVRLSEMSDINVAARESITTCVSKGLLPEGELVVITAGVPVGRAGSTNLVEVLTTGNILLSGTPLSHKNAVGKVCIARTPQEAIEKVTPGCILVVRQLNEEYRPILDKVGAVLFESGLLFSEGNSLAIDFNLPCVVGVTDAFSTLMDDDVVSVDGTRGLIYRGIVRLVI
- the cdaA gene encoding diadenylate cyclase CdaA; this translates as MWANIRSIIDIAIVSFIIYRILVLLVDTRAIQLVKGLVILIVLSLLAGMLRFRLLSWFLGHTLWALSFAIPIVFHPELRKILEELGRNKFNFSTKNISSDEAEIRASHVINALSYLKAHKIGALLVFQQEDSLIDYTATAVQLNAGITQELIISIFWVGNPLHDGAVVLDKNKIVAGGCILPLADAPEISRWYGTRHRAGLGVTEKSDALVLIVSEERGEISVAAKGKLSKLKDFQVEKLVRHYFIGEAEEKHSRFQEFVKLFWVKPTPEAATRARGIVH